GGCCGTCCGCCCAGTCGGACAGCAAGGCCCTGGTGTAGCTCGCCAGTCCGTCCCGGGTCTGCTCGCCCTGCGCCCACGGCTCCCATTCGCGGAGGCGCGCGAGATTTGCGAGTGTGAGCGCGAGCATTTCGTCGACGGTTTCAAGGTCGCGCAGCACGAGGTCGAATCCGTCACCGAGGTCGTGCGGGAGAAACGCCACCGGCCGAGTCATCTTTCCATCCTCTCGCGCCGGGCACGGATTCGCAGGGCTCAGCCGGAAAATTGAGCCTAAGTTGAGGCAATGTCAGTGGTTGGTGTTTGACTGTAGACATGAACCAGCCAGCCGCTCCCGCACCCGACTTTACGTCGGTGGTGTCGTGGGTTCTGGATGCCCGGCGGGGGTTTGACGCGTTGTTGGCGTCGGGCGGTGGGGCTGCCGCGCCCTGCGGGCTTGCCGACGACGCCTTGGTGGCGGCTGTGGTGCAGGTGGAGTCGTTGGGCCGGATCATGGATGGGTTGCGGGTGCGGATGGCTGGGGAGGTGGCGGCTCGTTCTGCTGCGGAGTTCGGGGCGGAGGGTCTTGCCCGGTCGCACAACGTGCGGTCGGTCCCGAAGTTCTTGGCGGCGATCACCGGTGCACGGGCGGAGACGATCATGTCCAGGATGAAGCTCGCCTCCCAGGTGCACACGAGCATGTCGTTGGTGGGGTTGCCGAACCCGCCTCGTTTCCCTCAGGTTGCGGAGGCGCTGGCCCGTGGCGATCTGGGGGTGGATGCGGCGACGTCGATTACGCGGCGTCTCTCGGAGGCCGCGGCGAAGATCGGTTTCACGGAGGAGGTCTCTGAGGCTGAGGCTAGCCTCGTGGCGTTGGCGCAGCAGACGTCGGGTAGTTTCGGGTATTCCGCGAATCAGGTGGATGATCTGGCTATCCGGTGCCGGGAACACCTCGACCCCGACGGTGCTGAACCCCGCGAGGCGGACCTCCACGAGAAACGCTACCTGGAGTTGAAGGCGCACCGTTCGGGGATGACGTCGATCCGGGGCCTGTTGTCGCCGTCGATGGCGGCGATCGTCGCGTCGGCGTTGGAGCCGCATACGTCACCCCGTATCGTCGCGTTCGAGTCTGACCTATCCAACGCAGCCGACCCGTCGGCGCCCGGCGATACCCCGATCGACGGCTTGACCGCGGACACCCGCACCACGGGTCAGAAACGTGTCGATGCGCTCGTGAACCTCCTCCAGGTCGCAGCCGCCGGGCCGGAGATGCCGCGCCTCAACGGTGCCGCACCGACCGTGAACCTCCACGCCTCCTTGGAAGACGTCGTCACCGGGCGCGGCATTGGGTGGATCGACGGCCTGACCGCGCCCGTCCCATACTCGACCGTCGAGGCGCTGCTGTGTCACGGGGATGTGATCACGACCCTGTTCGGCGAACACGGGCAGGTGTTGCAGCATGGGAAGACCCGCCGCCTGTTCACCGCCGCACAGAACCGGGCCCTCGCAGCACGGGACGGCGGGTGTGTGTGGCCGGGCTGCGACGCACCCCCATCCTGGTGCGAAAGTCACCATGTCGACGGGTGGCAATCCGACACCCACCCCGGCGGGCTGACCGACATCGACAACGGGGCGCTGCTCTGCCACTTCCACCACACGAACGTGCACAAAACACACTGGAAACTCACCATCCGAAACGGCACCCCACACCTCATCCCACCCGACTGGCTCGACTGGACCCAAACCCCCAGGCCCTGCCAACAAAACCGGGCCAGACAACGAACCGGCCACCACCCACCCGGCCCGCACAACCCCGCCCGGCACCGCCCACCCCCGACCCCACCACCCACCCGGCAACCGAGCGACCTTCCAGCCAGCGACCCTCCCCGCAACGACCCCCGCCCCGGCCACCCACAGCCCGGCG
Above is a genomic segment from Subtercola boreus containing:
- a CDS encoding DUF222 domain-containing protein gives rise to the protein MNQPAAPAPDFTSVVSWVLDARRGFDALLASGGGAAAPCGLADDALVAAVVQVESLGRIMDGLRVRMAGEVAARSAAEFGAEGLARSHNVRSVPKFLAAITGARAETIMSRMKLASQVHTSMSLVGLPNPPRFPQVAEALARGDLGVDAATSITRRLSEAAAKIGFTEEVSEAEASLVALAQQTSGSFGYSANQVDDLAIRCREHLDPDGAEPREADLHEKRYLELKAHRSGMTSIRGLLSPSMAAIVASALEPHTSPRIVAFESDLSNAADPSAPGDTPIDGLTADTRTTGQKRVDALVNLLQVAAAGPEMPRLNGAAPTVNLHASLEDVVTGRGIGWIDGLTAPVPYSTVEALLCHGDVITTLFGEHGQVLQHGKTRRLFTAAQNRALAARDGGCVWPGCDAPPSWCESHHVDGWQSDTHPGGLTDIDNGALLCHFHHTNVHKTHWKLTIRNGTPHLIPPDWLDWTQTPRPCQQNRARQRTGHHPPGPHNPARHRPPPTPPPTRQPSDLPASDPPRNDPRPGHPQPGGPHPGDPQDGHLRSGDPRSGHTQTGDPQPGDSRPGHPQPREPRLGDPLSGEPRSSDPQPTEWWLEHRQSDTG